One segment of Nostoc flagelliforme CCNUN1 DNA contains the following:
- a CDS encoding serine/threonine-protein kinase: MSQNPLVRKKLRSRFETVKLLESGGSGNTYLLSGARRKTHEYSLAKKTLRNRFEIVKHLGSGGSGDTYLAVDLDLPGRPHCVVKHFHPKDTDPAVLPIAKSLFDREAEVLYQLGNDHDQIPRLFAHFNEDGDFYLVQEFIDGHALTQEIVPGHRLSENAVLNLLKDILEVLSFVHQNNIIHRDIKPQNLMRRYSDQKIVLIDFGSIKKIGALGAGLTISVGTPGYMPSEQAKGKPQLCSDIYAVGMIGIQALTGLIPEQLQEDPNTGEVIWRDKVQVSDAFANVLDTMVRDRYNQRYQSAAEALQALNSDLGLSQLSQSAGINQNTDDTYLLTYRNFLLLLGIGLGATTSLIVLVLIYTFINTGTSPPNQPTQLNNFIEKFVEPRFANIKVNHLVAKSASNRGVYKSNSTIANTTKEEIEP, encoded by the coding sequence ATGAGCCAGAACCCTCTAGTTAGAAAAAAACTCCGGAGTCGCTTTGAGACAGTCAAACTGCTGGAAAGCGGAGGATCTGGTAATACTTACTTGTTATCAGGTGCTAGACGTAAAACACATGAATACTCTCTCGCCAAAAAAACACTTCGGAATCGCTTTGAGATTGTCAAACACCTAGGAAGTGGGGGATCTGGTGATACCTACTTAGCCGTAGACCTAGATTTACCAGGACGACCACATTGTGTCGTCAAACATTTCCACCCAAAAGATACCGATCCTGCTGTTCTACCCATCGCTAAAAGCCTATTTGATAGGGAAGCGGAAGTTTTATACCAGCTAGGCAACGACCACGACCAAATTCCTAGACTATTTGCCCATTTTAATGAGGATGGGGATTTCTATTTAGTCCAGGAATTTATTGACGGTCATGCATTGACTCAAGAAATTGTACCAGGTCACCGTCTTAGCGAGAATGCAGTCTTAAATTTATTAAAAGACATCCTGGAAGTGCTGTCCTTCGTCCACCAAAATAACATTATTCACCGGGATATTAAGCCCCAAAATTTAATGCGGCGGTACTCCGATCAGAAGATTGTGCTAATTGACTTTGGGAGTATTAAGAAAATTGGTGCTTTAGGAGCAGGCTTAACAATTTCTGTTGGGACTCCTGGCTATATGCCAAGCGAACAGGCTAAGGGAAAGCCACAACTTTGCAGCGATATCTATGCAGTAGGGATGATTGGCATTCAAGCTTTGACAGGTTTAATACCTGAACAACTACAAGAAGATCCTAATACTGGAGAAGTTATCTGGCGTGATAAAGTACAGGTAAGCGACGCTTTTGCAAATGTTTTGGATACAATGGTTCGCGATCGCTACAACCAGCGTTACCAATCTGCCGCAGAAGCTTTGCAAGCGCTTAATTCTGATCTGGGGTTGTCACAGTTATCACAATCTGCTGGCATAAACCAAAACACTGATGATACTTATTTGCTAACTTATAGAAACTTTCTTTTGCTGCTGGGAATAGGGCTTGGTGCTACCACTAGTTTGATAGTACTAGTTTTAATCTATACATTTATAAATACAGGTACATCGCCTCCAAACCAACCTACTCAATTAAATAATTTTATAGAAAAATTTGTTGAGCCACGGTTCGCTAATATAAAAGTCAATCACCTAGTAGCTAAATCAGCATCTAACAGAGGAGTCTATAAAAGCAATTCCACCATTGCAAACACTACCAAGGAGGAAATTGAGCCTTAA
- a CDS encoding cytochrome c oxidase subunit 3 — MQSQTIDPAKTELNHHHAAEASVGHHEEHPDHRMFGLIVFLIAEGMIFMGLFGAYLAFRATLPAWPPAGTPELELLLPGVNTINLISSSFVMHNADTAIKKNDARGAQIWLAITAAMGAIFLVGQVYEYTHLEFGLTTNLFASAFYVLTGFHGLHVTIGVLAIVAVLWRSRVPGHYSNEKHFGIEAAEIYWHFVDVIWIILFGLLYLL, encoded by the coding sequence ATGCAAAGTCAAACTATTGACCCAGCTAAAACCGAACTAAATCATCACCATGCGGCGGAAGCGTCCGTCGGCCATCATGAAGAACATCCAGACCATCGTATGTTTGGGCTAATTGTCTTCCTGATTGCTGAAGGGATGATTTTTATGGGGTTGTTCGGAGCTTACTTAGCTTTCCGTGCTACCTTACCTGCATGGCCGCCAGCAGGTACTCCAGAATTAGAACTATTGTTACCTGGAGTCAACACCATCAATCTAATTTCTAGTAGTTTTGTCATGCACAATGCCGACACTGCTATTAAAAAGAATGATGCGCGGGGTGCCCAGATTTGGTTAGCAATTACAGCTGCGATGGGTGCTATTTTCTTAGTGGGTCAAGTATATGAATATACCCATTTAGAATTTGGTTTAACTACCAATTTATTTGCTAGTGCATTTTACGTTTTGACTGGTTTCCACGGATTGCACGTTACTATCGGTGTTTTGGCAATTGTTGCCGTGTTGTGGCGATCGCGCGTTCCGGGTCACTACAGTAACGAAAAGCACTTTGGCATTGAAGCAGCCGAAATCTACTGGCACTTCGTTGACGTAATTTGGATTATTTTGTTCGGATTACTGTATCTACTGTGA
- the ctaD gene encoding cytochrome c oxidase subunit I, with translation MTQAQVQETANAPALDEEPGIRKWQDYFSFNTDHKVIGIQYLVTTFIFYCIGGVMADLVRTELRTPEVDFVTPEVYNSLFTLHATIMIFLWIVPAGAGFANFLIPLMIGAKDMAFPRLNAVAFWMIPPAGLLLIASLVVGDAPDAGWTSYPPLSLVTGQVGEGIWIMSVLLLGTSSILGAINFLVTLLKMRIPGMGVHQMPLFCWAMFATSALTLVSTPVLAAGLILLAFDLLAGTTFFNPTGGGDPVVYQHMFWFYSHPAVYIMILPFFGAISEIIPVHSRKPIFGYKAIAYSSLAISFLGLIVWAHHMFTSGIPGWLRMFFMITTMIIAVPTGIKIFSWLGTMWGGKIRLNTAMLFAMGFVGTFVIGGISGVMLAAVPFDIHVHDTYFVVAHLHYVLFGGSVLGIYAAIYHWFPKMTGRMVNEFWGKVHFALTIVGLNMAFLPMHKLGLMGMNRRIAQYDPKFTFLNEICTYGAYILAVSTFPFIINAIWSWLYGEKAGNNPWRALTLEWMTTSPPAIENFDQTPVLATGPYDYGLEKADEGVPLSDPDPVLSGGPNSVLRAKPDPAVAANPEDRK, from the coding sequence ATGACCCAAGCTCAAGTGCAAGAAACTGCCAACGCCCCTGCTCTTGATGAGGAGCCAGGGATCAGAAAATGGCAAGACTACTTTAGTTTCAACACCGACCATAAGGTGATTGGGATTCAATACCTAGTCACTACATTCATTTTTTACTGTATTGGTGGGGTGATGGCTGACTTGGTTCGTACAGAACTGCGAACCCCAGAAGTCGATTTCGTCACCCCTGAAGTTTACAACAGCTTATTTACGCTGCACGCCACGATCATGATTTTCTTGTGGATCGTGCCAGCCGGTGCGGGTTTTGCTAACTTCCTCATTCCCTTGATGATTGGGGCAAAGGATATGGCATTCCCACGCTTGAATGCTGTTGCCTTTTGGATGATTCCCCCTGCGGGTTTATTGTTGATCGCTAGTTTAGTGGTAGGCGATGCACCGGATGCGGGTTGGACTTCCTACCCTCCCCTGAGCTTGGTAACAGGTCAAGTAGGTGAGGGAATTTGGATTATGAGCGTCCTCCTACTAGGTACGTCATCGATTTTAGGGGCAATCAATTTCCTCGTCACATTGCTGAAGATGCGTATCCCTGGTATGGGGGTTCACCAAATGCCCTTGTTCTGCTGGGCGATGTTTGCTACCTCGGCATTGACTTTGGTATCTACACCAGTGCTAGCAGCTGGTCTAATTCTGCTAGCTTTTGACTTATTGGCGGGAACGACATTTTTTAACCCGACTGGCGGTGGCGACCCAGTTGTGTACCAGCACATGTTCTGGTTTTACTCTCACCCAGCCGTTTACATCATGATTTTGCCCTTTTTTGGGGCAATTTCAGAAATTATCCCGGTGCATTCCCGCAAGCCGATTTTTGGCTATAAAGCGATCGCTTATTCGTCTCTTGCCATTAGCTTTTTGGGGCTAATTGTTTGGGCGCACCACATGTTTACCAGTGGTATTCCCGGTTGGTTGCGGATGTTCTTCATGATCACCACCATGATCATTGCCGTACCCACAGGAATTAAAATTTTCAGTTGGTTAGGAACCATGTGGGGTGGAAAAATCCGGCTGAACACTGCCATGCTGTTCGCAATGGGTTTTGTTGGCACCTTTGTGATTGGCGGGATCAGTGGCGTGATGTTGGCAGCAGTGCCCTTTGATATTCACGTTCACGACACCTATTTTGTAGTAGCGCACTTGCACTACGTCCTATTTGGTGGTAGCGTTCTCGGCATTTATGCGGCGATTTACCACTGGTTCCCAAAAATGACGGGACGGATGGTAAACGAATTTTGGGGCAAAGTTCACTTTGCCTTAACAATTGTGGGTCTAAATATGGCCTTCTTACCAATGCACAAGCTGGGATTAATGGGCATGAACCGCCGCATCGCCCAGTATGACCCCAAATTCACCTTTCTGAACGAAATCTGCACTTATGGCGCTTACATACTAGCAGTTTCGACATTCCCCTTCATCATCAATGCGATTTGGAGTTGGTTATACGGCGAGAAAGCTGGTAATAATCCCTGGAGAGCATTGACCTTAGAGTGGATGACTACATCACCACCTGCGATCGAGAATTTTGATCAAACTCCAGTACTAGCTACAGGTCCCTATGACTACGGTTTGGAAAAGGCTGACGAAGGTGTACCTTTATCTGATCCCGATCCAGTCTTGTCTGGCGGCCCAAACTCAGTATTGAGAGCAAAACCCGACCCGGCAGTTGCTGCCAATCCCGAAGACCGTAAATAA
- a CDS encoding cytochrome c oxidase subunit II, giving the protein MKIPSSIWTLLIGIVLTLVSLWYGQNHGLLPAAATDEAELVDGLFNAMMIISTGIFLLVEGILIYSAFKYRRRAGDNEDGPPVEGNVPLEILWTAIPAIIVIGISVYSFDVYNEIGGFDPHAIHEAPMMNQESMAMPGSAIAATLSDTPPSTESNLNQEKSDEAMQDPATAEVRNADQIPQLRNAPGVGSVAPTIGGTPDKAGKPPELRVNVTGLQYAWLFTYPETGITTGEMHVPIGREVQINMTANDVIHAFWVPEFRLKQDAIPGRQSEIRFTPKKAGDYALICAELCGPYHGAMRASVVVETEEAFDKWQQEQLVASKETLNQAVALNTADLSPNKFLAPYTKDMGIKPEILHQVHH; this is encoded by the coding sequence GTGAAGATTCCAAGTTCAATCTGGACATTACTGATTGGCATCGTGCTAACGCTAGTCAGCCTTTGGTACGGTCAAAATCACGGTCTGTTGCCAGCAGCAGCCACGGATGAGGCCGAATTAGTTGATGGTCTGTTCAACGCGATGATGATCATTTCTACAGGTATATTCCTGCTCGTAGAAGGTATTTTAATTTACTCTGCATTTAAATACCGTCGGCGTGCAGGTGATAATGAAGACGGCCCACCAGTTGAGGGCAATGTACCTCTAGAAATTCTCTGGACGGCGATCCCAGCAATTATCGTTATCGGTATTTCTGTTTACAGTTTTGATGTCTACAACGAAATCGGTGGCTTTGATCCCCATGCTATTCATGAAGCGCCGATGATGAATCAGGAGTCAATGGCAATGCCTGGAAGTGCGATCGCGGCAACTTTAAGCGATACTCCTCCCAGCACCGAATCTAACCTCAATCAAGAAAAATCTGATGAGGCAATGCAAGACCCAGCTACGGCAGAAGTTCGTAATGCTGACCAAATTCCCCAACTGCGGAATGCTCCTGGTGTCGGTAGTGTTGCTCCGACAATTGGGGGAACTCCTGATAAAGCAGGCAAACCACCAGAATTGCGGGTCAACGTCACAGGTCTACAATATGCCTGGCTTTTCACCTATCCTGAAACTGGTATAACTACAGGTGAAATGCACGTCCCCATCGGGCGAGAAGTGCAAATCAATATGACAGCCAATGATGTCATCCATGCCTTCTGGGTGCCAGAGTTCCGCCTAAAACAAGATGCGATCCCTGGTAGACAAAGCGAGATTCGCTTCACACCCAAAAAAGCAGGCGATTATGCCCTGATCTGCGCTGAACTTTGTGGCCCATATCATGGTGCGATGAGAGCATCAGTAGTGGTTGAGACAGAAGAAGCCTTTGACAAATGGCAGCAAGAGCAGCTAGTTGCCAGCAAAGAAACGCTAAATCAAGCGGTTGCTCTTAACACTGCGGATCTATCCCCAAATAAATTTCTCGCTCCTTACACCAAGGATATGGGAATTAAGCCAGAAATCCTCCATCAAGTTCACCATTAG
- a CDS encoding COX15/CtaA family protein: MSEFVLQQQNEAAVEQQKPKEMIRRLVWKICIATLILMAIGSATRVMNAGLACPDWPLCYGELVPAKQMNLQVFLEWFHRLDAALIGVSAIALFGLSWWHRRFLPKWLPWASTFALFLIVFQGILGGLTVTELLRFDIVTAHLGTALLFFCTLLIIGTALTPYQGNGTVGKLPWVGLTAAILVYLQSLLGALVGSRWALHQCLGGSQLCTVMYSHIAGLVPPTVATLAMVFICWRTPALHPALRRLANIAGGLLTLQILLGFATFKLHLQVEPLTVSHQAIGAALLGTLVAFTVLALRDWATSRNITVLSNDCGVWSEETGGVAEGRLSNS, translated from the coding sequence ATGAGCGAATTTGTCCTACAACAACAAAATGAAGCGGCAGTTGAGCAGCAAAAACCCAAGGAAATGATTCGTCGCTTGGTGTGGAAAATATGCATAGCCACCTTAATTTTGATGGCAATAGGCAGCGCCACCCGCGTGATGAATGCTGGACTTGCTTGCCCAGACTGGCCCTTATGCTATGGCGAACTGGTACCAGCCAAGCAAATGAATCTCCAAGTATTTTTGGAGTGGTTTCACCGATTGGATGCAGCTTTAATTGGTGTAAGCGCGATCGCACTCTTTGGTTTGTCCTGGTGGCATCGTCGTTTCTTACCCAAATGGCTGCCTTGGGCTTCAACATTCGCCCTGTTTTTAATTGTCTTCCAAGGCATCTTGGGTGGACTCACCGTTACCGAACTGTTGCGGTTTGATATCGTTACTGCCCATTTAGGAACGGCGCTATTGTTTTTTTGCACCCTGCTGATTATCGGCACAGCGCTCACGCCCTATCAGGGAAATGGAACCGTTGGTAAGTTGCCTTGGGTCGGTTTAACTGCCGCTATTCTGGTTTACCTGCAAAGTCTGCTAGGTGCTTTGGTAGGCTCTCGCTGGGCGCTACATCAATGCCTCGGCGGTTCTCAACTTTGTACGGTAATGTACAGCCATATTGCTGGTTTGGTGCCGCCAACAGTGGCAACCTTGGCAATGGTATTTATCTGTTGGCGGACACCAGCACTACATCCAGCCTTGCGGCGACTGGCAAATATAGCTGGTGGGTTGTTAACCTTACAAATCTTGTTGGGATTCGCCACTTTCAAATTACACCTCCAAGTTGAGCCTCTTACCGTCTCTCATCAAGCTATAGGAGCTGCTTTGCTGGGTACTTTGGTGGCTTTCACAGTTCTCGCACTGCGTGACTGGGCTACTAGCCGCAACATCACAGTGTTGAGCAATGACTGCGGAGTATGGAGTGAGGAAACAGGGGGAGTAGCGGAAGGAAGACTTTCTAACTCCTAA
- a CDS encoding heme o synthase: MIETNVSRHHQTFLQVIQSYYQLTKPRIIPLLLITTAGSMWIAAKGEVDPLLLLVTLTGGTLAAASAQTINCVYDRDIDYDMERTRHRPMPSGKVQPRDALIFAIALATISFTLLAVFANLLAALLAFSGIVFYILVYTHWLKRHTPQNIVVGGAAGAIPALVGWAAVTGTLSWSAWLIFAIVFLWTPPHFWALALMIKDDYAKVGIPMLPVIEGTTATVKQIWYYTLVTVFATVLLVYPLGASGILYAAIAVILGGLFIHKSWRLLQNPEDRAVAKELFLFSISYMMLLCLGMVVDSLPVTHNLISAVSNHLHFIG, encoded by the coding sequence ATGATTGAGACTAATGTCTCTCGCCACCACCAAACGTTTTTACAGGTAATTCAAAGTTACTACCAGTTAACCAAGCCTCGGATTATTCCGTTGCTTTTGATTACAACAGCTGGGAGTATGTGGATTGCTGCTAAGGGAGAAGTAGACCCATTGCTGTTGCTAGTAACTCTCACTGGTGGCACTTTGGCTGCTGCAAGCGCCCAGACGATTAACTGTGTCTACGATCGCGATATTGATTATGACATGGAGCGGACGCGTCATCGTCCGATGCCATCCGGTAAGGTTCAGCCGCGCGATGCTCTAATTTTTGCGATCGCACTAGCGACGATTTCCTTTACACTCTTGGCAGTATTTGCCAACCTGTTAGCCGCCCTGCTAGCCTTCTCTGGGATCGTCTTTTATATTTTGGTTTATACCCACTGGTTGAAACGCCACACCCCTCAGAATATAGTTGTTGGTGGTGCGGCTGGCGCAATTCCGGCTTTAGTGGGTTGGGCTGCTGTCACAGGAACATTAAGCTGGTCAGCATGGCTGATTTTTGCCATCGTCTTTTTATGGACACCACCCCATTTCTGGGCGCTAGCTCTGATGATTAAAGATGACTATGCAAAAGTTGGGATACCTATGCTACCTGTAATTGAAGGTACTACGGCAACTGTAAAACAGATTTGGTATTACACGCTGGTAACAGTATTTGCAACCGTGTTATTGGTTTATCCCTTGGGCGCGAGTGGAATTCTTTATGCTGCGATCGCTGTAATTCTGGGAGGATTATTTATCCACAAATCTTGGCGTTTGTTGCAAAATCCAGAGGATCGCGCTGTAGCTAAAGAGTTGTTTCTCTTTTCCATCTCTTACATGATGCTGTTGTGTCTAGGGATGGTAGTTGATAGTCTTCCCGTTACCCATAATTTAATTAGTGCGGTAAGTAATCATCTGCATTTTATTGGTTAG
- a CDS encoding beta/gamma crystallin-related protein has product MNQKSLANFSCDAVKDISDELGATYSGGLAYTGGGDPDVFLFQDNGFAGRALSVNATTGDGLGDLRTYGFNDLTSSISIIRGRWTFYRDINFNGPLTTLGRGQYSTPRSAGIPNDTVSSLLRVAP; this is encoded by the coding sequence ATGAATCAGAAAAGTTTAGCAAACTTTAGCTGTGATGCAGTGAAGGACATTAGTGATGAACTAGGTGCTACCTATAGTGGTGGACTAGCATACACTGGAGGCGGTGACCCAGACGTATTTTTGTTTCAGGACAATGGATTTGCTGGAAGAGCATTAAGTGTTAATGCAACTACAGGTGATGGTCTTGGGGATTTGAGAACATATGGCTTCAACGATCTGACCTCATCGATTTCAATCATAAGAGGGCGATGGACGTTCTACAGAGATATTAACTTCAATGGTCCTTTAACTACTCTCGGAAGGGGACAGTACTCTACTCCACGTAGTGCGGGCATTCCTAATGATACAGTGTCTTCTTTACTACGTGTAGCTCCTTGA
- a CDS encoding FeoC-like transcriptional regulator: MKAYSIDLRRKITETYERESISQRKLAKRFRVAPSFIYKLLKQYTEKGTLEAKSHGGGQSLKLSPENIIVLGELVEHKNDAT, encoded by the coding sequence ATGAAAGCATACTCCATAGATTTGCGGCGAAAAATTACGGAAACTTATGAACGCGAATCTATATCCCAACGTAAGTTGGCAAAGCGGTTCAGAGTAGCCCCAAGTTTTATATATAAACTGCTTAAACAATACACAGAGAAGGGGACGCTAGAAGCCAAGAGTCATGGAGGTGGTCAAAGTCTGAAACTGAGTCCAGAAAACATAATAGTTCTGGGAGAACTAGTAGAACACAAGAATGATGCCACCTGA
- a CDS encoding transposase — protein MTMLPVEDLVFVDEAGVNLGMTRRFGRTLSGQRAYGTRPQQRGRNVSVIGAIALRGVVASIAIVGATDGLTFLELAGATLHFLSSYSPDFSPIENCWSKVKEFIRSIAPRTYDLAQAINRAFQQVSLQDIHHWFTHCCYCITEYVEPVSSLPSNS, from the coding sequence ATGACCATGTTACCTGTGGAGGATTTGGTCTTCGTAGATGAAGCAGGAGTGAATTTAGGAATGACTCGCCGATTCGGACGGACCCTATCAGGACAAAGAGCTTATGGGACTCGTCCTCAACAACGAGGTCGGAATGTCAGCGTCATCGGTGCAATCGCATTGCGGGGTGTTGTCGCTTCTATTGCTATTGTCGGGGCAACAGATGGTTTAACTTTTCTAGAACTTGCAGGAGCTACTCTACACTTTCTCTCTTCTTATTCCCCTGACTTCTCCCCTATAGAAAACTGTTGGTCGAAGGTGAAAGAGTTTATTCGCTCTATCGCTCCTCGCACCTATGATTTAGCTCAAGCCATTAACAGGGCTTTTCAACAAGTCTCTCTTCAAGATATTCATCACTGGTTTACTCATTGTTGCTATTGCATCACTGAATACGTAGAGCCAGTATCAAGTCTTCCAAGTAACTCTTGA
- a CDS encoding PEP-CTERM sorting domain-containing protein (PEP-CTERM proteins occur, often in large numbers, in the proteomes of bacteria that also encode an exosortase, a predicted intramembrane cysteine proteinase. The presence of a PEP-CTERM domain at a protein's C-terminus predicts cleavage within the sorting domain, followed by covalent anchoring to some some component of the (usually Gram-negative) cell surface. Many PEP-CTERM proteins exhibit an unusual sequence composition that includes large numbers of potential glycosylation sites. Expression of one such protein has been shown restore the ability of a bacterium to form floc, a type of biofilm.): MKFANVSLFSSGILVSLFLFCPPAFSAILVEPIISTPNKNFPNGEGLGVNFQPVINILGSNAPDAGNRQNLLNDTGYTINKLSLLLLTQFDLVADDVLWGDVNRDGKIGISNIFSNIAIAPDLVVEGALVPRLDLTGGTISNGKRFTIQFITNPDLTPIDSQEYGPLVTGFFYDGFKSVPEPSNLFAFALVITIAIWSRKGKAN; this comes from the coding sequence ATGAAATTTGCAAATGTATCACTATTCAGTTCAGGTATTTTGGTAAGTCTTTTTCTTTTCTGTCCTCCAGCTTTTTCTGCTATATTGGTAGAGCCAATTATTAGTACACCTAATAAAAACTTTCCTAATGGAGAAGGACTGGGAGTAAATTTTCAACCAGTGATAAATATCTTAGGGAGTAACGCTCCTGATGCCGGGAACCGACAGAATTTGTTAAATGATACAGGGTACACAATAAATAAATTATCCCTATTATTGTTAACACAATTTGATTTGGTTGCAGACGATGTATTATGGGGAGATGTAAATAGAGATGGTAAAATTGGTATATCTAACATTTTTTCAAATATTGCTATTGCTCCGGATTTAGTTGTTGAAGGTGCCCTTGTTCCGAGACTAGATTTAACAGGGGGAACAATCTCTAATGGAAAACGTTTCACTATTCAATTTATTACCAATCCAGATTTAACTCCTATTGATTCTCAGGAGTATGGGCCTCTTGTAACAGGTTTCTTTTATGATGGTTTCAAATCTGTGCCCGAGCCTTCCAATCTTTTTGCTTTTGCCCTTGTAATCACAATAGCCATTTGGTCAAGAAAAGGCAAAGCCAACTAA